A window from Osmia lignaria lignaria isolate PbOS001 chromosome 8, iyOsmLign1, whole genome shotgun sequence encodes these proteins:
- the LOC117608815 gene encoding uridine phosphorylase 2 isoform X3, which yields MDQDILYHLALGSGSHDLVEMFGDVKFVCMGGTPKRMEQFAHYIMKEIGHKLPAGTTLLDISQYSYRYSMYKVGPVLSISHGMGIPSVGILLHEVIKLMYHAKVKDPIFFRIGTCGGIGIEGGTVVISEEAVDGMLKPYLDLPVLGKIVRRPSKLDRQLAHDLKALAHRDDPYDTVIGKTMCTYDFYEGQGRMDGAFCEFTENDKMEYLNKLHKAGVVNIEMESLSFAALTHHAGIKSAVVCVTLIDRFKGDQVLAPKEVLDEWQMRPQQLISRYITRYLQRKGRLSLEGHGSMFVKSPRRFKLVQQESENYD from the exons TTCGTATGCATGGGAGGAACACCGAAACGTATGGAACAATTTGCCCATTACATAATGAAAGAAATAGGTCATAAGCTTCCCGCTGGAACGACGCTCCTTGATATCAGCCAGTATTCGTATCGTTACTCTATGTACAAAGTCGGACCAGTCCTTTCTATTAGC CATGGAATGGGCATACCATCGGTGGGAATTCTCTTGCACGAAGTGATCAAGCTGATGTACCATGCCAAAGTGAAGGACCCGATATTCTTTAGAATCGGTACTTGCGGCGGAATCGGCATCGAAGGCGGTACCGTCGTTATTTCTGAAGAAGCAGTAGATGGCATGCTGAAGCCTTACTTGGATTTG CCTGTGCTAGGTAAAATAGTAAGAAGGCCTTCGAAGCTAGATCGACAGTTAGCCCACGATTTGAAGGCTCTAGCACATCGGGACGATCCTTATGACACCGTGATCGGTAAAACTATGTGCACCTATGACTTCTATGAAGGACAGGGTCGAATGGATGGCGCGTTCTGTGAATTCACAGAAAACGATAAAATGGAGTATTTGAACAAGTTGCATAAAGCTGGAGTAGTAAATATAGAAATGGAAAGTCTCTCCTTTGCGGCTCTTACCCATCATGCGGGTATCAAGTCTGCTGTCGTTTGTGTTACATTGATAGATCGATTCAAGGGAGATCAG GTGCTGGCACCAAAAGAGGTCCTGGATGAATGGCAAATGAGACCGCagcaattgatttctcgttacATAACTAGATATCTTCAACGAAAAGGTCGTCTTTCTCTGGAAGGGCACGGATCGATGTTTGTTAAGAGCCCGCGTCGGTTCAAGTTGGTGCAACAGGAATCAGAGAACTACGATTAA